The following proteins come from a genomic window of Thiothrix winogradskyi:
- a CDS encoding DNA phosphorothioation-associated putative methyltransferase translates to MSLTLKKKDSKIERSNRDYGKSINPPILHRKELLLPPDHPDIPKFAALTKQLEDAGLFKDSRKIGYKKQWEERLRNAGYKVVDHMLVKLDGSEIAPPETTEKTSNVERHRTALTRYALSKPMQLLAKHDFLEGKHTIFDYGCGKGSDVDILRQNDITANGWDPHFCPENPKHSADIVNLGFVINVIEDKTERMEAVLGAYQLCTQFLCAAVMLGEQSPERGRLFRDGVLTSRNTFQRYYSQEEFREYLRHVLDEDPVAVGPGVFFVFKDKDAEQAFLERRYRNRATANRLISQLPKVQKAPKAERAARLTKADKERAFYEQHATLLDALWLRWLELGRPPQDDEFPDLTASKELFGTTQRALKFLQRFQGDELLKLAFDGRRDDLTVYFAMRRFDQQRIYRHLPESLKRDVKAFFQNYQHAQTDGERLLFSAGNPALLRQMCQQAAAQGYGYLDEEGAFTFHTAQVVALPPILRVYIGCATFVFGDVTSADLLKIHAESGKLSLMKYDDFEESPLPRLLERIKISLVNQRFEYYKYGDTYTPPYLYRKARFLTPDFPHYAEQLAFDQVLATHPEFAVDGYGMPPEQFDATLQRLRLAVVGFELQPAQHTPALDDPCGQYHTFRDFIECGATQANTGLPNLPKQPDTYNALAALALHIIDPVMDYFGGIELTYGFCSPELAKHIKGSIDPKRDQHAAHEVNTRGNLICERKGAACDFIVPDENMLEVAQWIVQNTPFDRLYFYGNDKPLHVSYSDAHNRAIVLMLPGKSGRLVPKVVTAERFSEITLDCPR, encoded by the coding sequence ATGAGTCTAACTCTAAAGAAGAAAGACTCTAAAATAGAAAGATCAAACCGAGACTATGGTAAGTCAATCAACCCCCCTATCCTCCACCGCAAAGAACTCCTTCTCCCCCCCGATCACCCCGACATTCCCAAATTCGCCGCGCTTACCAAGCAACTCGAAGATGCCGGACTTTTCAAAGACTCCCGCAAAATCGGCTATAAAAAACAATGGGAAGAACGCCTCCGCAATGCAGGCTACAAAGTCGTCGATCACATGCTGGTTAAACTCGATGGAAGTGAAATAGCACCACCCGAAACTACCGAAAAGACTTCCAACGTCGAACGCCACCGCACCGCGCTAACTCGCTACGCCCTCTCCAAACCCATGCAACTCCTCGCCAAGCATGACTTTCTGGAAGGCAAACACACGATTTTCGACTACGGTTGTGGCAAAGGTAGCGACGTAGACATCCTGCGCCAAAACGACATCACCGCCAATGGCTGGGACCCGCATTTCTGCCCCGAAAACCCCAAACACAGTGCCGATATAGTCAACCTCGGCTTCGTCATCAACGTGATCGAAGACAAAACCGAACGCATGGAAGCTGTGTTAGGCGCATACCAACTTTGCACCCAATTCCTGTGCGCGGCGGTCATGCTCGGCGAACAATCCCCCGAACGCGGGCGTTTGTTCCGTGATGGCGTACTCACCAGCCGCAACACCTTCCAACGCTATTATTCCCAAGAAGAATTCCGCGAATACTTGCGTCACGTACTCGATGAAGACCCGGTAGCCGTCGGCCCCGGCGTATTTTTCGTATTCAAAGACAAAGACGCAGAACAAGCATTTCTGGAACGCCGCTACCGCAACCGTGCTACCGCCAATCGCCTGATCAGCCAATTACCCAAAGTGCAGAAAGCTCCCAAAGCCGAACGCGCTGCCCGCCTCACCAAAGCCGACAAAGAACGCGCCTTCTACGAACAACACGCAACCTTATTGGATGCACTCTGGCTACGCTGGCTAGAACTGGGCAGACCGCCCCAAGACGACGAATTCCCCGACCTTACCGCCAGCAAAGAACTATTCGGCACAACACAACGCGCCCTGAAATTCCTGCAACGCTTCCAGGGTGATGAACTGCTGAAACTCGCCTTCGACGGCCGCCGCGATGACCTCACGGTGTACTTTGCGATGCGCCGTTTCGACCAACAACGCATCTACCGCCACTTGCCGGAAAGCCTCAAGCGCGATGTCAAAGCCTTCTTCCAAAACTACCAACACGCCCAAACCGACGGCGAACGCCTGTTATTCTCAGCAGGCAACCCCGCGTTGCTGCGCCAAATGTGCCAACAAGCCGCCGCGCAAGGCTATGGCTATCTCGATGAAGAAGGCGCATTCACCTTCCACACCGCGCAAGTCGTGGCATTGCCGCCGATTCTGCGGGTCTACATCGGTTGCGCCACCTTCGTTTTCGGTGACGTGACCTCCGCCGATTTGCTGAAAATCCACGCCGAATCCGGCAAATTATCGCTGATGAAATACGATGACTTTGAAGAATCGCCCCTGCCGCGCTTGCTAGAACGCATCAAAATCAGCCTAGTCAATCAGCGTTTCGAGTATTACAAATACGGCGACACCTACACCCCGCCTTACCTGTACCGGAAAGCGCGTTTCCTCACCCCCGATTTCCCGCACTACGCCGAACAACTTGCCTTTGACCAGGTGCTGGCAACCCACCCTGAATTTGCCGTAGACGGTTACGGAATGCCCCCCGAACAATTCGATGCCACTTTGCAGCGTTTACGCTTGGCAGTCGTGGGCTTTGAACTGCAACCCGCGCAACACACCCCCGCGTTGGATGACCCCTGCGGTCAATACCACACCTTCCGCGACTTCATCGAATGCGGCGCAACCCAAGCCAACACCGGCTTACCCAACCTCCCCAAACAGCCTGACACCTATAACGCACTCGCCGCGCTTGCCCTGCACATTATCGACCCGGTAATGGATTACTTTGGCGGTATCGAACTCACCTACGGTTTCTGTTCCCCCGAACTCGCCAAACACATCAAGGGCAGCATCGACCCCAAACGCGACCAACACGCCGCCCATGAAGTAAATACCCGTGGCAACCTGATCTGCGAACGCAAGGGTGCAGCCTGTGATTTCATCGTCCCCGATGAAAACATGCTGGAAGTCGCGCAATGGATCGTGCAAAACACCCCGTTTGACCGCCTGTATTTCTACGGCAACGACAAACCGCTACACGTCAGCTACAGCGATGCACACAACCGCGCTATTGTGCTGATGTTACCGGGGAAAAGCGGGCGGCTCGTGCCGAAGGTGGTGACGGCGGAAAGATTCAGCGAAATAACCCTTGATTGCCCTCGTTAA
- the abiEi gene encoding type IV toxin-antitoxin system AbiEi family antitoxin yields the protein MQPIKHLANTLKALANSEHCLFTLSDLRGAMPEQTPAAFKALLSRAEQTGLLKRICRGLYLYPETCANDGLLLYRAAARLRAGEFNYISLESALSDAGVISQLPMNWVTLMSSGRTHIMDCGNFGKIEFIHTKKQAADLANQLVYDTRCHLWRANVGLALRDMKRTCRDTDLIDWEVAHELV from the coding sequence ATGCAACCGATTAAACACTTGGCAAATACGCTCAAAGCACTGGCTAACAGTGAACATTGTTTGTTCACCTTGAGTGATTTACGTGGCGCAATGCCGGAACAAACCCCTGCTGCATTCAAAGCATTACTCAGCCGTGCAGAGCAGACTGGCTTGCTTAAACGCATTTGCCGGGGTTTATACCTTTACCCAGAAACCTGCGCTAACGATGGCTTGCTGTTGTACCGTGCGGCAGCGCGGTTGCGGGCGGGTGAATTTAATTACATCAGTCTGGAATCAGCCTTGAGTGATGCGGGGGTTATCTCTCAGCTTCCCATGAACTGGGTTACGCTGATGTCATCGGGACGCACGCATATTATGGATTGTGGCAACTTCGGCAAGATTGAATTCATCCACACCAAAAAGCAGGCAGCAGATTTGGCAAACCAACTGGTTTACGACACCCGTTGCCATTTGTGGCGGGCAAATGTGGGATTGGCGTTACGCGATATGAAACGCACCTGTCGCGATACGGATTTAATTGACTGGGAGGTTGCCCATGAACTTGTTTGA